Proteins encoded by one window of Panicum virgatum strain AP13 chromosome 7N, P.virgatum_v5, whole genome shotgun sequence:
- the LOC120682816 gene encoding NDR1/HIN1-like protein 1 isoform X1 — protein MSKEKHYRDWILRRCCAAVCACVLTLAAVVGFIVLVIYLALRPSKPSFYLQDVQLRSIDLSDPALSLNLQVTIASRNPNERVGVYYKTLDAFATYRDEPVTVPVALPAIYQGHKDASVWSPVLSGESVPVAAYAADAMRQDIAAGYVLLHVRVDGRVKWKVGSWVSGGYHLFVNCPALLAAWGGAAAGGAFAASAAAGGAAVPAGVNTTVSLKFTHPADCTVDV, from the exons ATGAGCAAGGAGAAGCACTACCGCGACTGGATCCTCCggcgctgctgcgccgccgtctgCGCCTGCGTCCtcacgctcgccgccgtcgtgggCTTCATCGTGCTCGTCATCTACCTGGCGCTCCGCCCCTCCAAGCCCTCCTTCTACCTCCAGGACGTGCAGCTCCGCTCCATCGACCTCAGCGACCCCGCGCTCTCCCTCAACCTCCAG GTGACGATCGCGTCGCGCAACCCGAACGAGCGCGTGGGCGTCTACTACAAGACCCTGGACGCGTTCGCGACGTACCGGGACGAGCCGGTGACGGTGCCGGTGGCGCTGCCGGCCATCTACCAGGGCCACAAGGACGCGTCGGTGTGGTCACCGGTGCTGTCGGGGGAGTCGGTGCCCGTGGCGGCGTACGCGGCGGACGCCATGCGGCAGGACATCGCGGCCGGGTACGTGCTGCTCCACGTCCGGGTGGACGGCCGCGTCAAGTGGAAGGTCGGAAGCTGGGTCTCGGGCGGGTACCACCTCTTCGTCAACTGCcccgcgctgctcgccgcctggggcggcgccgccgccggcggggccttcgccgccagcgccgcggccggcggcgccgccgtgcccgccggCGTCAACACCACCGTATCCCTCAAGTTCACGCACCCCGCCGACTGCACCGTCGACGTCTGA
- the LOC120682816 gene encoding NDR1/HIN1-like protein 1 isoform X2, with translation MSKEKHYRDWILRRCCAAVCACVLTLAAVVGFIVLVIYLALRPSKPSFYLQDVQLRSIDLSDPALSLNLQVTIASRNPNERVGVYYKTLDAFATYRDEPVTVPVALPAIYQGHKDASVWSPVLSGESVPVAAYAADAMRQDIAAGYVLLHVRVDGRVKWKVGSWVSGGYHLFVNCPALLAAVPAGVNTTVSLKFTHPADCTVDV, from the exons ATGAGCAAGGAGAAGCACTACCGCGACTGGATCCTCCggcgctgctgcgccgccgtctgCGCCTGCGTCCtcacgctcgccgccgtcgtgggCTTCATCGTGCTCGTCATCTACCTGGCGCTCCGCCCCTCCAAGCCCTCCTTCTACCTCCAGGACGTGCAGCTCCGCTCCATCGACCTCAGCGACCCCGCGCTCTCCCTCAACCTCCAG GTGACGATCGCGTCGCGCAACCCGAACGAGCGCGTGGGCGTCTACTACAAGACCCTGGACGCGTTCGCGACGTACCGGGACGAGCCGGTGACGGTGCCGGTGGCGCTGCCGGCCATCTACCAGGGCCACAAGGACGCGTCGGTGTGGTCACCGGTGCTGTCGGGGGAGTCGGTGCCCGTGGCGGCGTACGCGGCGGACGCCATGCGGCAGGACATCGCGGCCGGGTACGTGCTGCTCCACGTCCGGGTGGACGGCCGCGTCAAGTGGAAGGTCGGAAGCTGGGTCTCGGGCGGGTACCACCTCTTCGTCAACTGCcccgcgctgct cgccgccgtgcccgccggCGTCAACACCACCGTATCCCTCAAGTTCACGCACCCCGCCGACTGCACCGTCGACGTCTGA